The Pseudanabaena sp. ABRG5-3 genome includes the window TACCAATTCTCAGATTAGCAGACAAAGGGTATAGTTATCGCGATCTTTAACCAGCGTCACACTCCAGAGGATATAAATTTACGCTCCTGTATTAAATCGTTTCAAGTTTATTGTGACAACTCTACAATTTTTGGATATCAATTGATTTCTTTATCTAACCTTTCTAGACGATAAGTTACATCTTTTGATTCTTTAAGTAGATCATTCCAATCATCTGGAGGATGACCACTATCGAGCATTTTCTTAAAAACTCGATAGGCATCCGTATTGCTTTCATAGGCTCGCTTAGAACCCTCGTCATTTACCCAAGCAAAGATGATAATTTTGCTCTCTAGGTGATATCGAAAAAATAATCGATACTGCTGAAAAAACTTCGCTCGGAACCAATGTTTATACTCATTACCAAGCGTTGTGCCTTGGCGATACTCACTACGGGTCGGATCTTGAGGAATCACCTCAAATGCTAACTTGGCGATCGCCGCTAGACGCTTTGTGGCATTTTTCTGTTTGTAATCATTAGGATATTTCTGCCGTAATCCTTCAACTTGTTGCAGAAGTGCTTCTAACTGATCTAGAAAAAGAGAATGGGTAAATATGTTCCATCCATTGATTACTAACGGTTGATTGATAGACAAATTTATTCGTCCTCATCAAGCAACGGCGCGTCTAGATCTAAATCAACATAAGACACTAAAGCCTGAACATGATTTACTAAATCAGGGCTTAGAGCTTTTACATGTTGGGGATTTGTCTCAATATCTTGAGCCAGAAAATTTAGAAATTGTCCAATGATGGGATCGCTCTCGGTTTGGTCAGCACGAGAAATCACAACCCGACCATCCGACTCAATCGTGTAGCAAATTTTATCCCGTTTATTTAATCCCAAGGCTTTACGAATCGGATCAGGAATTGTGGTCTGATAGCGATCAGTAAGCGTAGATTCTGAGCATGGGGCTAGGGTGACAGTCATAGCAATTTTTAAATCTGTCGATTTAATGGCATCTCAAAGGTAATGCAATTGCATTGTGTTGTCAAGACGATAGCTACTTGAAGAGCAGAGCAATATACGCTAGAGAGATTTTTGAAAATGCTGCAAAGTAGGACTTTCAAAAATCTCTCTAGGCTTTATGGCAGTGCAAAGCGCTGTATAGTTGAGAATAGATTTTGATTAAGAAATGTGATGGCGCAAACACTCGATGCGGATGTAATTGTAATTGGCTCAGGAATTGGTGGCTTAGTCACCGCAACACAGTTGGCGGCGAAGGGGGCAAGCGTAATTGTCCTAGAGCGCTACTTGATTGCGGGGGGGAGTGGCGGCTATTTTGAGCGCAATGGCTACCGCTTTGATGTGGGCGCATCGATGATTTTTGGTTTTGGCGATCGCGGCACGACGAATCTCCTCACCCGTGCGTTGGCGGCGGTAAATATGAAAATGGAGACGATTCCCGATCCTGTGCAGATCCATTACCATTTGCCGAATAATCTGGAAATCGAGGTGCATCGTGATTATGAGAAATTTATTAAGGAATTAGGCGATCGCTTTCCCCATGAGCGTGAGGGGATTCGTAAGTTTTACGATGAATGTTGGAAGATTTTTAATTGCTTAAATGCGATCGAGTTGCTGTCACTCGAAGAATGGCGCTACTTGATGCGAGTGTTTTTCCAGAATCCTTTGGCTTGTCTGGGTTTAGCGGCTTACTTGCCCCAAAATGCAGGCGATATCGCCAAGAAATATATTCGTGATCCTGAACTGTTGCAATTCATCGATATGGAATGCTATTGCTGGTCAGTGGTTCCCGCCGATCGCACGCCTGCAATTAATGCAGGGATGGTGTTTAGCGATCGCCATTATGGGGGTATTAACTATCCCGTTGGTGGTGTGGGCAAAATTGCTGAAAAATTGGCGGAAGGCTTGGACAAAGCAGGTGGTGAGATTCGCTATGGTGCGCGAGTGACCCAAATTATCCCCAAAGCAAAATCTGGTAAAAATGCGATCGGTGTAAAGTTGGCGAATGGCGAAATTCTCTATGCCAAGAAAGTAGTTTCTAATGCCACTCGCTGGGATACCTTTGGGAACTTGCTCAAGGATGAGCCTTTGCCGAGTGGTGAAAAGGGATGGCAATCGCGCTATCAAAAATCCCCCAGTTTCTTGAGCTTACATCTCGGTGTTGAAGCTTGTGCTATTCCCGATGATGCGGCTTGTCACCATATTTTGCTGGAAGATTGGAACGATATGCAAAAGGAACAAGGCACAATTTTTGTCTCAATTCCCACATTACTTGATCGCTCCCTTGCGCCAGAAGGTCATCACATTGTGCATACCTTTACCCCTAGCTGGATTAGTGAATGGGAATGTTTATCGCCTTCGGAATATGAAGAAAAGAAAAATGAGGCAGCGAGAAAATTATGCGATCGCTTGCTAGCGATTTTCCCCAAACTAGAAGACTGTCTCGACTACCAAGAAGTAGGCACACCCCGCAGTCATCGCCGTTTCCTCGGTCGTGCTGATGGAACCTATGGTCCTATTCCTACGGGTAAGCCTTTAGGGCTTTTGGGAATGCCTTTTAATCGGACATCTATTCCTGATTTATATTGTGTGGGTGATAGCACTTTCCCTGGGCAAGGTTTAAATGCAGTAGCCTTTTCAGGCTTTGCCTGTGGTCATTTGGTTGCATCGTCATTAGGGCTTGTATAGTGATTTTCTTTATGCAATTAAGCCACATACATTGGTATAGTACGATTCCCCATTTGCATCGTAAAGCACCGTAAAGATCAATGTTGTGAGGAGATCGCATCGCAATATTCCTAGTCCCCATCAGTCTATTTCTAGATTGCTAGTTTTCTCAGACTTGCTATTGGCGTTCCTGTTCGTTCAAGAAATTAAGATATTGCTAAAAAGTAAATCCTCTCATCAATCAAGATGTTTGACCATCAAATGCCGTGGTTCTCGGCGAAAGCCTAGTTTGGTATAGAGAGCTTCAGCAGGACTATTCCAGTGATCGACAACTAGAGAGAGCGATCGCATATGCTGACTTTTTAAATAATCCTCAATCAAAATAAATACCCTTTTGCCAATACCCTTACCACGATAGTCTTCCTGAATATATAACTCATCAACAAGTCCACAGCGACCATGATATTCCATACTAAAAAAGAAGGTTAGCGCCACATACCCAATCGGGCGATCGCGATCGCAAATTAACCAAATCAATCCAAACTTCTCATCGCTGAGCAAAGCCATAAAAGCCTTAACTACATTGTCATCAAAAGTAATTCGATCAAATTGATAGAACTCCTTTACTAGTGCCATCAAAGGATCAACATCAATAAATTGTGCTAACCGAAAATTAATATCGCTACTCATTTACACATTTACCTTGTAACTCAGGTTTAGTTCATCACCTGCGACACCTCGCAATCCCCAATTATGATTCGGGGTCTCGATCAGAATAATTTCAATATCTATAGGCGCAATATTTAGCTTTTCCTTTAATCGTTCAAACAATAGGCGGTATAGGGATTTTTTCGCTTCTACAGAACGTCCTGAAAATAGCAAAATTTCGATAATGATATATTTTTCACCGCGATCGCTAGGATATTCAAAGTCTTCTGCTTGTAAGGGAAAGAATCTTTGAAACTTCTTTTCAGGTGGATAATTTAGCGCATCTACAACACAGGAATGAATCGTGGTTGATAGAACTTCACGATGCTGCTGAAGGAAATCAACATTGCCATAGATTTTAGTTTGCGGCATAACTTTTCTTGTGGTTTGTTTGGTCGAAAATTGCTGTAGGTCAAATAAAAGCTCTAACTCTATAAATAGGCGGCGGGATCGATGGGTTCACCATTTGCCCGTAACTCAAAATGTAAATGGGGCCCCGTAGAAAAGCCTGTTGAGCCAACGGCCGCGATCGGCTGTCCTTTTTCAACCGCATCACCATCTTTGACATATAACTCGCTACAGTGTCCATAGAGCGTTGTCATCCCATTACCATGATCGATGATCACCGCATTGCCATAGCCACCATACCAATCTGCATAAATCACTCGGCCTTGAGCGCTGGCATAAATCAAGCTGCCATAGTCTGCCCCAAAGTCAATACCTGAGTGAAAGCGTTGAGTCCCCAAAATCGGATGTGTCCGCCAACCAAAATTACTCGTAACTTCGCCAATCGTGGGATACATCAGTTGTCCTGTACCTGGAGGCAGGACTAGACCAGAGTAGGGCTGGACTTTTGCCATGATAATTTGAGATAGGCGGCGAGAGTCCTCAGCGAGACGATCCTCAGCTTGCTCAAGAGCTTTGCGATCGCTCTTGAGGCGATCAATCGTATTTTGTTGAGCAACCGCTTCTGCCTCAATGTTTGATTTTTGATATTTCAGCTTTTGAGTTAATAGCTCAATCTCATTCTTTTGGGCAACGATCTGGGTACGCTGCTTTTCTACACGCGCCGATCTTTGGGTCAAATCCTCAAGTAATTTACGATCGCTATTATAAATACGCTCAATCTGGCGACGGCGATCGGCAAATTGATTAAGATCGCGGCTGCTGAGCAAAGTTACCCACCAGCGTTGCAATTGTTGTCTTTGTAAATAACGTAACCTTGCTGAGGTGGCATCACGTTTTTTATTCAGGTCATACTCTAGTTCTTGGAGTTTGGTGCTGAGGGTTTGTAGTTGATTTCTCGCCTGACGGATTTTTTTCTCATTGTCTTGGATCTGCGCCTCGGTCACACGTACATTTTTTCTGAGGGCAGCAAGGCGAGATTCCGCAGGTTTGGTCAGCGCATTAATCTGCTCCTGTTGCTTCTGAATGATTTGGCGCTGTTGATCGACAAAATTTTGGTAATTTTTAAGCTCATTAACCGACTGCGCTTGTACAGGCTCAAATTGACTCAAGGTCAAGCAACAAGCGATCACCACAATTACCATCATCAGACCAAGGATCCGCCACACAACTCCATGACCAAATCTCTGTCCAATGTTTGTTTTTGTTGGGCAATCGTTCGGACGATGTTTATCAGTTGTATCTTGCCAATGACGGCGATCGCGCATTCAGTCCACCAAGTATCCACAAACTAGGGCAAGATTTTAGCTGTATTTTGCCATTAAAGAAAGCCTATATTTAGCGTGAGTATTAAGAAAGCGTTTCAAAAACCTTAAAACCCCAAGTTTTAACTTTTAATAATATTTCTGTATCTTTTACTACTAAAGTTTGCCTATATACTGTCTTCATGACATAATTTTATGAGCTAATAAACTAGCCCATAAAAAAATCGTTTAATAAACTTTTTTAAATACTTAATTTAGTAAAACATCAGTAAAAATGCTGGCAAGATTGCAGAGATAACGCTATGACAACCACCACACATCCACATAAGTTTCAAGCCACTAAGAATAGAAAGCAGTCTCATTACCCACAATGTTTACAGCCCTTGCCTTCCACTTGGGTAACATTGCTAGAACCGCCCACATCTAGTTGCTACGATGAGGCTTTGTTGATGTGCCAATATCCTGATGGTCACTGGGCAGCATGGATACCTGATTTGGGGGAAATTAAGTTACATTCAGGTCAGTTTTGTCGGATGTCATAGTTTATAAAAAAGGAGGTGCTAAGCACCTCCTTTTTTATATGGCTTTCATATGGCGGGAAAATGACGAGATCTAAGCATGTCCACCTCTGGATTCCTGAGCTTTTCTGCTCTAAGGGGGGAATTCAAGTATTTTCAGGTTTCTTCTTACAAGCTTTACAAACTCTATATCCTGATGCAAATTTAAGTGTTTTCCTAAAAAATGACTCTACAGCAATAGTTGAGCAAGCATTTAAACAAAATCACACTCATCATTGGTCACAACTCCCCGTCTATTGTTCAGGTAAAGTGCCAACACCTTTAAGAACCTTGTTTTTTTCTTGGCAGTTACTTAGTTTAGCGATCGCCCAAAAGCCAGACTTAATCATCACGACACACCTAAATTTTGCGCCGATCGCCTTCATCCTCAAAAAACTCCTTGGCACAAAATATATGACGATCGCCCACGGAGTCGAAGCATGGAATATCCAAAATCCTTTACTAAAAAAATCACTACAGGCGGCGGACTTGATTCTTGCAGTTAGCCAGTTCACTCGCGATCGCCTCTGTCAAGAACAGGGACTATCCCCTAACAAGGTAGGCATTTTGCATAATACCTTTGATGATAAGGCTTGGAAAATTAGTCCAAAACCGCCAAATTTACTGCAAAAGTATGGTTTGCGTAACGATCAAAAAATTATTCTCACAGTATCTCGCTTAGTTGCGTCAGAACAATACAAAGGTTACGATCGCATCCTTGAAGCCCTACCCATTATTCGACAAACAATCCCCGATGTTCATTACATTATTGTGGGCAAGGGTAGTGATCGCGATCGGATCGAGCAGGTCATTCACCAAAATGACTTAGAAAAGCATGTTACCTTAGCAGGATTTATTCCAGATGCCGATTTAGGTGACTACTATAATCTCTGTGATTTATTTGCTATGCCTAGCAAAAGAGAAGGATTTGGGATAGTCTACTTGGAATCTCTCGCCTGTGGTAAACCGACCTTAGGCGGTAATCTAGATGGGGCAGTCGATGCTCTATGTGATGGAGAAATCGGAGCGCTGATTAATCCCGATAATTTGTCAGAGATATCCAAAACAATCATTAAAATTCTGTCAGGAGAATATACAAATCAAGCAATCTACCAGCCTCAAATATTACGCCAAAAAGTAATTGCCAGTTTCGGATTTGAACATTTTCAGCAAACCCTCTCTAGTTATTTGTCAAAATTCTTAACCTAGCCACCGCAATATGAAAGTTCTCCATATTATTCCTTCAGTGGCAAAAGTGCGCGGGGGACCCAGTCAAGCGGTCATCGAAATGGTCACAGCTTTGCGATCGCAAGGTGTTGATGCTGAGATTGTCACAACCAATGACAATGGCAAAGAATTACTGGATGTCCCCTTAAATAAACAGACCACTCAGCTAGAGGAATATGGCAATGTACCAATTCGCTTTTTCCCAAGATTTTCACCCAATATTAACGCTGTGCGTGAGTTTGCCTATTCAGGAGCACTAACAACTTGGCTATGGCAGCATATCACCGAGTACAACATCATTCATGTCCATGCCATTTTTTCCTATACTTCTACAGTTGCTATGGCGATCGCTCGTATTAAAAATATTCCCTACATCAATCGCCCCCTCGGACAGCTTTGTGAATGGTCATTGCAACAAAGTCAACTGCGTAAACAAATCTATCTCAATGTCATTGAGCGCTCTAATTTATTACATAGTCAATCACTCCATTTTACGGCCGAGCAAGAAAAAGAGGAATTCCATCAACTGGGCTTAAATATTCCCAACTTTGTGCTACCCCACGGTGTGCATATTCCCACCATAATTCCTAATGCTCAGGAACAGTTACATAAAATCCTACAAATTCCTGATCACATCCCGATTATCCTCTTCATGTCCCGTATTCATCCGAAAAAAGGATTAGAATATCTCATTCCTGCCCTTGGCAAATTAAAGACAGCCGATTTTGCTTTGGCGATCGCGGGAAGTGGTGAGCCAGATTATGTAAATCACATCCAAGACTTATTAGCAGAACATCAAATCAGCGATCGCACTTACTGGGTAGGTTTTGTCCAAGGGGAAACCAAAAATTTATATCTGCAAGGAGTGGATCTATTTGCCCTCACTTCCCATTCCGAAAACTTTGGGATCGCGGCAATTGAAGCCCTCGCATCGGGAACACCTGTCTTAGTTACCGATGGTGTCGCGATCGCGCCTATGGTCAAAAAACAAGATCTTGGCTATGTCACAAAGTTAGAGATTGAGGCAATTACTTCTACAATTCAAAGATTTCTAGCATCTGCTCAAGTTGCAAAACAAAAAGGCGATCGCGCCCAGCAATATATTGCTGAACATTATAGTTGGGCTAAAATAGCTGATAGTTTGATGAACATATATACCAAGTATGCCAAGCTATGAATGCAACCAAAGCTTTATATGAAATCGACTTTAATCTCTGGCTTCAAGAAACCGTCAATCTATTACGCAAAGGAGAGGTTGAGAAATTGGATCTCGAAAGTCTGGCTGAAGAAATCGAAGATATGGGAAATAGTCGTAAAGATGCCTTAGAAAGTAATTTGATTAGAGTTTTGCAGCATTTACTGAAATGGAAATATCAACCGCAAAAGAAGCGAACCAATAGTTGGAAAGCATCAATTACTGAACATTCTCTACGTTTAAATAAAGCTTTTAAAAAGAGTCCTAGTCTGAGACCTTATTTTGAATCTGTATTTGCAGATTGCTATCAAGATGCACGATTGATCACGGCTCAGGAGACAGGATTAGATATTGGTACTTTCCCAGAGATCTATCCCTTCATACAAGCAGATGTTTTAAATCCGCAATACTTACCTGAAGATTAATTTAACCTATAACTTTCTACCCAATCGCAATTTTCATAAGAGTCTACACAGTAAATAACGCAAATTATGATCAACACAAATTTAAATTATGAATACTCTTACAAAAATGCAGAATCTGGACATCATCATCATTATCTATTACCTCCATTACTCAAATTATTGAATGAGATTAAACAAAAAAGAACCGAAAAACTACGGGTTTTAGATATTGGTTGTGGTAATGGCAGCTTAAGCAATCTAATTAGGAAGGAAGGTTATGAAGTTATCGGTATTGAAGATTCTCTGACAGGAGTAACTACAGCCAGTAGCAACTTCCCAGAATGTAAATTTATTAATGCTAGTGTGTACGATCTGCCCTACTCCGATCTAGGAGGAGAGTTTGATATTGTCATCTCTGCTGAAGTAATTGAACATTTGATATATCCAAGAGAGTTAATTAAATCGGCAAAGAATTGTCTAAAGCCAAATGGTTCCTTAATTATCACCACACCATATCATGGCTATCTCAAAAATCTCGCTCTTGCAGTAACAGGCAAAATGGATAGACACTTCACTGCTCTATGGGATGGTGGGCATGTCAAGTTTTTCTCCGTAAAGACTTTGACCAATTTGTTAGAAGAAGAGCAATTTCATCATATCCAATTTGAATTTGCAGGTAGGTTGCCTTATTTGTGGAAGTCCATGCTAGTATCGGCAAGTTTGTAGGTTCATTCAGATGACTGACCAAATTACGCCATTAATTCTTACCTACAATGAAACTCCCAATATTGGCAGGACGTTAGCACGTTTAGTTTGGGCAAAAAGAATTGTTGTAATTGATAGTTTTAGCGATGATTCAACCCTAGAAATTTTAGCTGACTATCCACAAGTAGAAGTTTACCAACACAGTTTTGATACCCATACTTTGCAATGGAACTATGGACTATCACAAATAAATACAGAGTGGGTACTCTCCCTTGATGCAGACTATGTTCTATCTGAAGAATTAATCCGCGAAATTCAGCTTCTATTTGAGAGAACAAACACTGAACTATTAGACGGATATTTTGCTCGATTTCAGTACTGTGTATTTGGGAAGCCCTTACGGGGAACATTATTACCACCCCGACAAGTTTTGTTTCGGAAAAACAAAGCTATTTATGTTGATGATGGTCATACACAGCTTCTTCAAGTACATGGCAAATCGGGAATGCTTCAAGCATATATCAGTCATGACGATCGCAAGTCCTTAAGCCGTTGGCTCTGGGCGCAAGATCGATATATGCAAATTGAAGCTAAAAAATTATTAAATACACCTTCAGCGCAACTAAGTTTGGGCGATCGCCTACGCAAACAAAAAATAATTGCCCCAGTCGTGATTTTGTTCTATTGCTTAATTCTGAAAGGAGGCATTTTTGATGGCTGGGCTGGCTGGTATTATGCTTGGCAAAGGATGCTTGCGGAAATTTTATTAGCAATTCGGCTAATTGAGTCAGATTTATAAAAAAAGAACGCTTCGCGTTCTTTTTTTATGATTAACGATTGTTAGCTCTTTGTGCAGTTGTGGTTGTAGGCATTACACCATCAGTATTCGGTGAAGCAATCTCGGTAGGATCGAGGAGCTTAATCGTCATCTGATTGCTCTTAATCAAACCTTGCTTTCGCAATAACATTTCTTGAGACTTACCCGAATTTAAAGTTTGGGGTAAATTTTCACGCAAAGTATTAACCCGTTGCTCAACAGAATTTACCTCTGTTGTAATTTCGTCGAGCCGCTCTCTTTGGGATGATTGATAGGGTAGTAATCTCGTAATGGCAACGATCGCCGCAAGGGACAATGCCACATTCACCGCAATCACAATAATTGACTCAGTGGCTTTAGTACGGCAATATTGCTCTTTTTTTCGCTCAATAGAATTGGCAACGGCTTCACTATAGCCATTCGCAGCATTCAAAGCAGGATTAGCAGTCACTACAGGTGAAACTTTACCACTAGAGGCAGAATGGTTGCTGTGTGAACTTATGCTCACGACATCATTTCGCCCGTTCTGATCTGGCGATCGGCGTAGGTTTGGTTTTGCTACTGCTGGAGAAACACGCGGAGATAGGTTTCGCTTGGCAACCATTCGCAACCTCTAGGTTGTAAAAAATAGATGAATGAGGACTAGGAATTTGCAAGAGCAGAACCTAACAAAGCAGCCAATACTGCGGGAACTAGTGCGAGTACTAGTGCTGAGAAAATTTGAGCATCTGAAAGAGCCATACAATATCTCCTAAATATAATTTATATAAGTGATTATTTCGATCTTAACAATACACCGTCACATCAAAAATTGACTAGCTGTTAAAACAAATAAAAACAAAAAGTGACACTTTCTGCCATTTCTTAGATCACTTGATGTTCCAGTATGAACTTGCGGATGCGATCGCAGGTTTCAGGACGAATCTCATGGGACATTGCATACTCTTCATATTCTACGTTTGCCCCTAAAGCCTCAAACAACTGCCGCGCATTACGCGCAGCCCCAATCGGAACTACGGTGTCCTCTATGCCGTGAGCAATAAAAATGGGAGGAAATGGGACATTAGCAAATTCTTGCAATTCCTCTTCGGCAATATGCAAATAGCCACTTAGGGATATTAAACCAGCTAAGGGAAAGCCTAAGCCGACATCTAAAGTCATTGCCCCACCCTGTGAAAAACCTAATAAAAATGTCTTTTCTAAAGGGAGGCCAGTCAATGTCGGTAAATCTTCGAGAAATTGGCTGAGTAATTCACAACTTTGGGCTAATCCCTCTGCATCAAGACTTTGGAGGTCATACCACATCTTGCCATTGGGCATGGGATGATTAAAGGGAGCCTCAGGACAAATCCATTGATAATTGGGGAGTCCAACCAGTGGTGCGAGGGAAATTAAATCATCACAATTTGCCCCCCACCCATGCAGGGCAACGATCGCACCTTGGGTCTCAGGATTGGGTAATTGTGCAGGAAAAGCTCGGTAATTTAAGGTCATGGGCAACATTATATATTTATATAGCGATCACCTATCTATGGCAGCAATCCATGATTTGGGGCAGCATCTAGAGATATATCTGGAAGATGACGCAGCATATCATCCCATGTAGTTTGTGCTTGCAGTGACTCTACAACTAACGGTAATGGTTCGGCAAGAATAGCAGGAAAATTTGCCTCTTCGGGAAACTGTGTTTGAAAAGCTAGTTGTTCATGGGGCGGTGTGAATTGGGCGTTGACTCCAGCTTTGTTGCCCCTAGCATCCACTCTATACCAACCAAATTCAGGTAAGTAGATGGCATTAAACCCATGCAAACTATAGGGAGCGCCTTGATCATCAATGCTTAATCTCTGATAACAAAATCCTGTGGGAATCTGGTTAGCACGGAGGAGCGCCGCGAGGAGGTGGCTCTTGGCATAGCAATAGCCTGTTTTGTGTTTTAGGACATCTGATGCCCGCCAAGTCACAGGATTCATTTGATAGTCAAAGCTATGGCAAATTTCATCGCGTACCCATTCAAAACAAGCTTTAGCGATCGCCTCTGGTGTTTGATGCCCCAATGAGATCTGGTGGGCGCATTTAATGATTTCAGGATGTTGCCAATCGATAACTGGACTAATCTGTAAATACTCTTTCATCGGCAAAAGCTTGGACTCTCATCTGCGGGATTTTATGGACTTTAAAGGGGCAAATGGTAAGGCTCAACATCGCTTACAATAATGTTTATAGCAATCTTAAAGGGTTTGTGGAAGCGCACCCTCAAGAGGGTACACTTCCGCAAACCCAAAAATCTACAAATGATTTAGGAATGCTATAAACCAATAATAAAACCTTTTAAAAATTGCTGGAGAATTGCCTGAATGCAACTCGTCGCGCTTCAGAACCTACTGGATAACACTTCATTTGCTGTCCTTTTTACGACTATGCTCGTTTTTTGGATACATGTCGCATTTCCCAATTTGCCCTATTTACGATCACTAGGAAATGCAGGCATGGCGATCGCTAATCTCTGTATTGCTGCATTACTGGGAGCGCGTTGGATTGATGCAGGCTATTTCCCACTGAGCAATCTTTACGAATCATTGTTTTTTTTGGCATGGGGCATCACCACCATGCACATTGTCGTTGATCGTATTGGCAACAAGA containing:
- a CDS encoding glycosyltransferase family 2 protein, which translates into the protein MTDQITPLILTYNETPNIGRTLARLVWAKRIVVIDSFSDDSTLEILADYPQVEVYQHSFDTHTLQWNYGLSQINTEWVLSLDADYVLSEELIREIQLLFERTNTELLDGYFARFQYCVFGKPLRGTLLPPRQVLFRKNKAIYVDDGHTQLLQVHGKSGMLQAYISHDDRKSLSRWLWAQDRYMQIEAKKLLNTPSAQLSLGDRLRKQKIIAPVVILFYCLILKGGIFDGWAGWYYAWQRMLAEILLAIRLIESDL
- a CDS encoding transglutaminase-like domain-containing protein, which translates into the protein MKEYLQISPVIDWQHPEIIKCAHQISLGHQTPEAIAKACFEWVRDEICHSFDYQMNPVTWRASDVLKHKTGYCYAKSHLLAALLRANQIPTGFCYQRLSIDDQGAPYSLHGFNAIYLPEFGWYRVDARGNKAGVNAQFTPPHEQLAFQTQFPEEANFPAILAEPLPLVVESLQAQTTWDDMLRHLPDISLDAAPNHGLLP
- the psaM gene encoding photosystem I reaction center subunit XII, whose amino-acid sequence is MALSDAQIFSALVLALVPAVLAALLGSALANS
- a CDS encoding alpha/beta hydrolase, whose product is MTLNYRAFPAQLPNPETQGAIVALHGWGANCDDLISLAPLVGLPNYQWICPEAPFNHPMPNGKMWYDLQSLDAEGLAQSCELLSQFLEDLPTLTGLPLEKTFLLGFSQGGAMTLDVGLGFPLAGLISLSGYLHIAEEELQEFANVPFPPIFIAHGIEDTVVPIGAARNARQLFEALGANVEYEEYAMSHEIRPETCDRIRKFILEHQVI